The genomic stretch CAAATCCAATCCAAATTGTGGTTGATGCGATCATTAACGggtaattgaattttaaacttgaaTCTCATTGCAAGGATGGGTAATGAGGCATACTACATTTGACTTCTCAACCTTGTTTCAGAAAAACTTTTAAGACTAACCCAAGGCAACTATCTAATAAATAAAGATGGAAACATTGTGTACTAgttatgcatatcaaaatgatTTTGTTTTTGCTTTGATTTCAGGATTGCATGTTAATCTCACTTGAGTGTGATTGAAACttgtatattatttttattagcaTAAACATTATATTATGTTAATCTCACTTGAGTGTCACCGGTGCGCAGAGGGAGCACGCCGCGCTCATGCAAGCCCAGAGGAAGTTTCAGATCGCCCACTACGGGAGGACTCCGGCCAAGATCGAGGAGTTGGCGGGTTCTATTGAGTGTCCCGGCATTGCCATGAGTGCCTcccaagaagagaagaagtgCAGCTTCATAACACTGAGTTCAGGTACCAAAAGAGGGCTTTTACAAATTACAATAAACTCAAAGAAAAATTAGGGCAAATTACTAATTGTTCCATCCTCTTACTAATGTATACACAGATCCTGTGTATGTTGCTTATCATGATGAGGAATGGGGAGTTCCAGTTCATGATGACAGGTGATTACTTCCATAAATTTCTTCATCTTATCTACACAAATTTCAACTAAATTTACATGTTGACAAGATTCAGATGGATAAACTTGCAGGGTGTTGTTTGAGTTGCTTGTTCTAACAGGAGCTCAAGTGGGGATGGACTGGACTACTATACTGAAGAAGAGGAATGAATTCAGGTTAGAACTAATGCTAGAAACAATTTTTATTCAGAGGAAAGTACTTGTTTCGAACAATTTAGAATCTTGAAAGAAATGTTGTGTGGCAGGGTGGCATTTGCTGAATTTGATGCAGAGTCTGTCTCCAAGTTCATAGAGAAGCAGATGGTTTCCATCAGTGTGGAACTGAAGCTAGATTTAGGAAGAGTTAGAGGAATATCACTATCTACTTCTtatgtaattaaatactaatattacttcaatgtcagaattctattattttggtatgaatttgaaatcattagctgagttgattatatataaaattcgaatctagacatggtaaaagaaaaataatagtttcgtaaatataaaaataatgattttaaaataattttttaaaatttttttctttaaaacgacaacgcttttaaagcgttgcaaaaagtgttgtctttgtaaaaaaacaacaacgcttttaaagcgttgtcttcgctaaaaacgacaacgctttaaaaacgttgtcttcgctacaaacgacaacgctttaaaagcgttgtcttcgctacaaacgacaacgctttaaaagcgttgtcgttgagcagacttttaacaacagtgcctttaacaacgctttttcagacacaaagacaacgctttaaaagtgttgtctattagcttttttcttgtagtgtgttttcaatgtgggactatgtttgcaaccctgCAACCCCAACACAtagtccacttgatcaaccttttAGAGGCTTTAGGGTTGGCAAGCACTCGACCCAAGGTGTAATTGGTTAGTATGATGATCGGATTAGATAACAAATAAGGACACAACCTTCGAATAGATAAAACCAGTACGTAGGCTAATTTCTCGAGTGTGGTATAGcaacactcggctccttttaataaatgactaaagAAATATACAAGTTGTTGTTCTCTTCCCTCCTACCTTACTAACGTTTCCCCAACAGCATGCTCATTAGTGGACAAATAAATCCATAGAGTTTCACCTACTATTGGTTTAGCTAATATAGGTAGGGTGGATAGATAATTCTTCAGTTCCTCAAATGCTCTATCACAGTccgcatcccattgaaatttggtcaCCCAGTagagtatcttgaagaaaggtaAACTTTGGTCAGTAGATTAGGAGATGAAGCGGGACAAGGCAATGATCTGACCGGTCAGTCTTTGCGCCTTCTTTATGTTGTGTGGAGGAGTCATGCCTTGAAGAGCCCACACCTTGCTTGGGTTGACTTCAATTTCCTGCTtggtcactatatatcccaagaaccGTCACTTCTAGCTCCAAATAGGCATTTACTGGGATTGAGCTTTAatccatattgcctcaatgtttgGCAGGTCTCCTCCACGTCAGCACATAGATTGCTCGCCCAGAGAGATTTgataaggatgtcatccacataaacttccataaTTCACCCGATTTACTTCTGAAAGACCATGTTCATAATCTGTTGATaggtagctcctgcattctttagtctgaaaaacataacattataacaataggtACCCTCGACagttatgaagctaaccttttcctgatcaCCTTTGGCGAGCGGGACTTGGTGATATCCATGGTAGGCATCCATCATACAAATGAATTCACACCTAGAGGTGGAATCCACCACTTGATTGATATGGGGCAATAGATAGTAATCTTTCGAATAGACTTTGTTAAGATCTCTAAAGTCTATGCAAACCAGCCACTTGTTTGAACTTCCTGAATGTAGCCCACCTCTAGTAATTTGttcacttcttccttgatgattttgTTCTGCTCTACCTCAAAATACCGCTTTCTCTACTTGAGTAAATGGGCATTTGGGTGAACATGGAGTACATGCTCCATGATCTTGGGTGATACGTCCATCACTTCTTTGGGTGTCCAAGCGAAAAAATCACTATTGCGCGTAAGATATTTGACTAGCTCAGCTTTAAGTTTAGGAACCGGGTCGACTGCTATCTGAGTTGAAGCTTCTGGTCATCGGGATTGAATAtgtacttcttccttttctttatatACCTGGGCAGGTGGTGTTTCGCGGATAGTGTTGACCttcattctttgaattttttaggTGAAATTAACCTTTATCTTAACTATTTCTACGTAG from Zingiber officinale cultivar Zhangliang chromosome 5B, Zo_v1.1, whole genome shotgun sequence encodes the following:
- the LOC121986577 gene encoding uncharacterized protein LOC121986577, whose amino-acid sequence is MAIQQQEVKLFNRWSFDDVEREHAALMQAQRKFQIAHYGRTPAKIEELAGSIECPGIAMSASQEEKKCSFITLSSDPVYVAYHDEEWGVPVHDDRVLFELLVLTGAQVGMDWTTILKKRNEFRVAFAEFDAESVSKFIEKQMVSISVELKLDLGRVRGISLSTSYVSSTSAHRLLAQRDLIRMSST